The following are encoded in a window of Etheostoma cragini isolate CJK2018 chromosome 7, CSU_Ecrag_1.0, whole genome shotgun sequence genomic DNA:
- the tmem240a gene encoding transmembrane protein 240 gives MHMITTTMIFMILGASVVMAIACLMDMNALLDRFHNYILPHLRGEDRVCHCNCGRHHVHYVIPYDGDHSLVDSSENYFVSDSVTKQEMDLMLGLLLGFCISWLLLWLDGVLHCAVRAWKASRYYDTPSWSWLPQFCNLRDLRRRAQLRQLEDSSGNMVHIKQKLYHNGHPSPRHL, from the exons ATGCATATGATCACAACCACCATGATTTTTATGATTCTTGGTGCTTCAGTTGTAATG GCGATAGCCTGTTTAATGGACATGAACGCACTACTGGATCGCTTTCACAACTACATCTTACCGCATCTACGAGGGGAGGACCGCGTCTGTCACTGCAACTGTGGAAG GCATCATGTCCACTATGTAATCCCATATGATGGGGACCATTCCTTGGTGGACTCATCAGAGAACTACTTTGTGAGTGACAGTGTGACCAAGCAGGAGATGGACTTGATGCTGGGGCTGCTGCTGGGCTTCTGCATCAgctggctgctgctgtggctggACGGAGTCCTACACTGTGCTGTCAGGGCCTGGAAGGCAAGCCGTTACTACG ATACCCCTTCCTGGTCATGGCTGCCCCAGTTCTGCAACCTCCGAGACCTCCGTCGCCGAGCCCAGCTCAGACAGCTGGAAGACTCCAGCGGCAACATGGTCCATATCAAGCAGAAGCTCTACCACAACGGCCACCCTAGTCCACGCCACCTCTGA